A segment of the Knoellia sp. p5-6-4 genome:
TGGGGCGGATGCCGGACCGGGTCGCTACCGGGGCCAGCGCGACGACGCCAACGCCGCTCGGAAGCGTCGTCGTATGCCTCCTGCGCGCTGACCTATGGAACAGCTAGCAGGATGCGGCTGCTTCGACAAGGCCGATGAGCAGGGCAGCGGGCCGCTTCGGCCCATTGCCGGCCGTCAGCCGGTGCCCATTCTCGTCCCGTCGGGAACGAGGACGAGCTTCCCCTTCTCCGCCGACGTCTCCAGCAACTCGTGCGCGTGACGCGCTTGTGACAGCGGCAGCCGCTCGGCGATCACCGGATGGATCCGGCCCTCTCGGAGCAGGGCGAGCAGCGCGGTGAAATCCTCCCGGAACTGCTCCGGCTCCCGAGGTCCTCCGCCGACGAGCGGCGCGGGGGACCGTCTGCTCACCGGGACCAACTGGTGGCCCTCCCGAAGCTTTTGGATCCGGTAGGCCGTGACCTTCCGACGTGGCGAGAACAGCCCCCACAACCCTACGGCGGCGGTCGCGGCGTACCACTGCGCCCACCCACGCCAGCTCTTGCGGCCGTGGGCCAGCGTGGAGTAATGGCCGAACACCACGAGCCGGCCACCGGGTCGGAGCGCGCGGAACGACCGCAGCGACAGCACCCCGCCCAGTCCGTCGAGCACCACGTCAACGCCGCGCTCCGGCAAAGACCGCACCTTGGTGACGAAGTCCTCGTGCTGGTAGTCGATCGCCACCGCGCCGAGTCGCTCCACCGCATGCAGGTCCCGCTGCGCGGCGGTCCCGAACAGGCGAAGTCCGGCCGCCGCTCCCACTTCCAGCACTGCGGTGCCCACCCGCCCCGCCGCGCCGTGAACCAGCACCGACTCACCGGGGCGCGCCTTCGCCATGCGGTGCAGCAGTTGGTACGCGGTCATGTAGGTCAGCACGAGACTGGCGACCTCTGCCGGATCCAGGTCCTCCGGCACCTTCACCGCATCCGACTCCAACACGCAGACCCGCTCGGCGTCCGCGCCCCACACCGTCAGCGCGGCGATCCGATCACCCACCTGCAGCTGAGAGCAGCCGGGACCGACCTGATCCACGACCCCGACCAACTCGTACCCGGGCGTGAACGGCGGTTTCGGGACACCCAGATAGGTGCCGGCGCGCAACTGTGCGTCGGTGAAAGAGACGCCGGCGGCCAACACCCGGACCCGGACCTCGGCCGGCCCCGGGCGCGGATCCTCGGCCTGCACCACGCGAATCACCTCTGGCCCGCCGTAGCGGTCGACCACCACCCGCTCCATGCCCCGAAGGTACGGCGCACGTGCGGCCCCAACAGGGCCTTTGGCCCCACAGACGGCGCTGCCTTCGAACGTCATCGCGTCCGGCCCCGCGAGACCCCGCTCACCGATGCTGCCGGCTGGGCAGGCTTCCGAGGTGCCTGAGGGCTAGACCACAACACCCTTCTGAACGGAGCTCCGGCGGGCACGGTAGATCTGGCACTGCCGCCACGGGCACCGTGACCGGCGCGGTCGGTTCGGACGACCGGTCCGCCTTCCCGGGGCTCGAGCTCAGGCGACTGCTGCCACCAGCGGCACGCTGACCAGGCCGCTCGTCTGCTCCGAGTGACGTCGTGCCAGTCCCTCCGCCTCCCGCGCGGGCAGGAAGCCCGAGTCGGCCTGGCAGCAGTGGCAGACGGCCACGGCGCGGTGACCGAGGTGGACGACTTCGACGCAGTGCGGGTGGCACTCCTCGGCCGTCTTGTCGTGCCGGTGGTCCCGGCGGTGCGCGGCGGCCACGGTGCTGGCCGCCACCATGTCTACGCGATGTTCAAGCGTCTGGTGTTCATGTGGTTGGTCCTGCATGGCCCACCCTCCGTGCTGACGAACGTGCCGTCTCTCGTGCGAGTACAGCAGCGGTATCGCGAGCCGCGTGCCTTCGACACGCCGCGCGCCCCCACTGCTCATGGAACGCCTGGTGCACGCCTCAGCGGCATCGGGTAACCGGGCCCGTCAGACCCGGCGAATGGAGGAGTCCTATCGACGTACCTGCACCCGAGGTGATGCCGCCACCGCGGCCCAGACGCGTGTGCGCAGCCCGTGGAGGGCTGGCTACGACTGGGACGTGGGCGACGAGGCCCAGAGTCGCTCGAGCAGGGCGATCTCGCGACGACGGATGCGCCGCGCCACCCAAGGGCCGACCGGCTCGACCCGGGAACGGGAGAGGAAGAGCAGGGTCGGCATGAGCGCGAGCAGCGCCAGGAACGTGACGGCGCGTCTGCTGCCGTCGAGGGCCAAACCCATGGCGGCCATGCTGAGGACGGGAAGGGTGAAGTAGACGAGGTACCGTGCCAGGCTCAGGCGCTGGTCCACCGTCAGTGGGCGGCGGAAGCCGCGGGGGGCGCGCGTCTTGCGGGGCGTGCCACTCAGACTCGACAGGGGGGTGTTGCGGGGGATCACCTGACCTATGGTGCCTGATGACTAGTCATTTCGGGCCATGCCGCGGGTAGTCATTTCAAAAAGTGGATGGACATCTGGCACACCTGTCACACAAGGATCTTCACGCCACGACCCAGGCGGGTCACGGCAGCGGCCGCACGGTCTACTCGGTCAGAGCCGGTCGGCTCCCGCTCTGCTGGGCGGCCAGCGCGAGCCCCGCCAGCCACCCCGGCGCCCTCCCGTTGGGCGGCGGCGCGATGCCTGCCACGTCGTGGTCGGTGCGGGCCAGCAGCCACGAGATGAGCGAGTTCGAGTTCCACATGTCCCCGGCCCCGAGCTCGTCCCGCCCCCAGGTGAGGGCCGGCACCTCGGGCACGAGGTCGAGCACCCGCGTGGCGCGCGAGGTGTCGCCGCTGAGCAGCACCGGACTGGCCACCGCCTCGTCGGCATCGGGGATCACCCCGCCGCGCCACCGCCGCACCTCGTAGCGGAACAGCGCCGACCTCCCCAGCAGCGGCAGCCCGACCGGACCGACCCGCACGACACCGCGCTCCGGAGCATCACCGCTCCACACCGGGGCCATCTCGACCACGTAGCGCTCGCCGCGGAGGAGCACCTCCAGCGCCGAGTGGTAGAGGTCGTTGACCGTCCGGTGGCCGTAGCGTGCGGCGATGACCTCGTAGACCCGGCCGTTCCACCGCACCACGTGGCCTCCCGCGCCGAGCGGCAGCCAGTAGAGCAGCACACCTGCTCGCCGGTCCGCTCCGCTCGCCCCGCCCGTCATCTGCACCACCTCCTGGACCGACCTCACCGCCCAGTCGACGCCGGGCCGGTGCCGATCCCCAGAGGCCAACGGCCCGCGCCGGGGACCTAGGGCCCTCGACGCCGTCGCCGCGGGGCGTCACGATGAAGGAGCCGTTCCGGGTGGGCCCCGGATCGGGCGACAGGGAGGTCAGCGATGGAAGGCAACGTTCGTGGCATCGTCGTCGGGTACGACGGGTCGCCCGGCGCGGAGGTCGCCCTCATGTGGGCGGCCGCCTCGGCGAAGCGGCAGGGACGCCCGCTCACCGTGCTCCACTCCGGTGAGCCGGCCGCGTTCCCGGTCGAGCCGGCATACAGCGCGGAGCGCCTCGCCGAGGAGCTCGCCGACGAGTCCCAGGGCATCCTCAGGGCCGGCGTCGAGCGGGTCACCACGGTCCTCGACCCCTCCGACGTGAGCGCTGTCTCCGCCCAGCAGAGCCCGGCGGCCGCCCTGGTGGAGGCCTCCGAGAAGGCCGACTTCGTCGTCACCGGGTGCCGGGGGAGGGGCCGGCTCGCGGCGGGCCTGCTCGGCTCGGTGTCGTATGCCGTGACCGCCCACGCCCGCTGCCCGGCGGTCGTCGTGCGCGGCGAGGCGCCCGCCCACCCCGACGCCGAGCACAAGGTGCTCGTCGGCGTCGACGACTCCCTGCCCTCGCAGCGGGCGCTGGACGCGGCGGCCGACATCGCGGCGAGGGCCGGTGCCAGGCTCCACGTCGTGCGGGTGGGCCACCTCCTCTCGCCTGAGGGGTGGGCCTACGCCGAGTCGGAGAAGGGCGGCACCAGTCACTCCCGCTCCGTCACGGAAGAGGCGCAGCAGACGCTGGACAACGCCCGCGCGCGGCTCACGGCCAACCACCCCGACCTGTCCGTCGAGACCGAGGTGCTCTACGGCGACCCCGGCGAGGTGATGAGCGGCCTCGGGGCCACGGCAGGCCTGATCGTCGTGGGCAGCCGGGGGCGGGGCGGGTTCGCCGGGCTGCTGCTGGGCTCGGTGAGCCACAAGGTCATCCACGAGGCGGAGTGCCCCGTGATGGTGGTGCGCGCCGAGCAGTGAGCCGAGCAGTGGGCTGACGCCCCGGCCTGCCCGGCACGGCGCCATCAGGCAGCGCCCTCAGGCGGTGCTCAGGTCCAGGGCGCCCTGCTCAGGTCCAGGGCGGGGCCGGCCACGAGGCCGAGGCCCCGCGCGGGACGTGGTGGTGCGGGCTGCTCCACGAGGCCCTGCGCTGGCTCAGCTGCGTCGAGACCGCGCGCTCGCGGGCCAGCAGCGGGGCGACCTCGGGGTTGACCACCATCATCCCGTGGCGGCGCACCATGAACGGGACCCTCCGCAGCTCGTCCTCGACCTGCGCCAGCGCCGCGACCAGCTCACGCACACCCAGGTCGGCGAGGTCGTGGTCGGCTCCCACGGCAACGGCGTGCTCGCTCCTCGTGCTCTGCAGCGTCATGGCTTCCTCCCAGCGCATGCCCGTCAACAGGGGGCTGCCTCTCACTCTAGGAGCGCGACCACCGGACGCAACCGGGGCGGAGCCTGCTTTCCCCCGCGACCGGCTACAGCGTCAGGCCGAGCACCATCATCAGGGTGAGCAGCGCCGCCAGGCCCGCCCAGGCGACCACGTCGGCGTTCGCCTCCACCATGGTGGCGACCCCCCGACCGAGGCGGCCACGACCCAGGGCACCTTCGCCCGCCGCCACCCGCGTGACCCCGACTCCGGCCACGATGATGTTGACGGCGCAGCCGACGCAGAACAGGCAGAGCACCCCGATCGAGAGGGCGGACTGCTCGAGGTACCAGACGACGAACGCCGTCATGAAGAGGGTCACGCCGAAGACCGTCGCGAGGTGGCTGCGCGAGAGCCGGCTGCCCAGGACCCCCGCCAGGCCGGTCGTCGCGACGACGCCGAACACGGCCAGGGCGATGAGCGAGTTCGGCACGCCCAGCGCCGAGGACTGCCAGTGCGAGAACACGCTGCTGCACGACAGCACGGCGTTGATCTCGCACACCGACGACGCCGACGGGTCGGCCGCCCAGGCGATGCGCTCCACGGTCTGCCACCCCGCGGTGAAGAGCCCGAGCGCACCCCCGACCAGCATCAGCGCGTACCACGGCCGCAGGCTCGTGGGCGGGGCAGCGGCCGCCCCGGTGGCGGCCGGGCGCGGAAGGGTGGTCGTCATCGGTGGCCTCCGGGCACAGGTCGGCTTCGGCAGCCCGACGCTAGCCAGCCGGACCTCCTGGCCAGCAGGGCCGAAAGCCCCGATTCGTCCGTTGTGAGAGTTTGCTCGCCGGCCGGGAGAGCAGCCCCCACGGGCAGGCGGCGCGGGGCGGAACGGGCCCGACGGCATACTGTCGTGGTGCCCATCTCCGGCGTCGCCACGCCCGCCGACCACGCGCTCCAGCGCCGCACCGTCAGCACCCTCGTCGGTTCGCAGATGCTCGGCGGCGTCGGGGTCTCGAGCGGCATCGCGGTCGGCTCCCTCCTCGCCGAGGAGATCCTCGGCTCGCCCGACCTGGCCGGGCTCGGCGGCACCTTCCAGGTGCTGGGCAGCGCCCTGATCGCGGTGCCGATGGCCCGGATCATGGCCCGCCGCGGCCGCCGCCCGGGCCTGGACTTCGGCTACCTGCTCGGCATCGCCGGCGCCGTGGCCCTCGTCGCCGCCGGCCTCATCGGGTCCTTCCCTCTGCTGCTCGCCGGCAGCGTGCTCTTCGGCGGCGCGACCGCCGCCAACAACCAGGCCCGGTATGCCGCGGCCGACCTCGCCGAGGAGCGCCACCGTGGGCGAGACCTCTCGATCGTCGTGTGGGCGACCACCATCGGGGCCGTGCT
Coding sequences within it:
- a CDS encoding vitamin K epoxide reductase family protein, with translation MTTTLPRPAATGAAAAPPTSLRPWYALMLVGGALGLFTAGWQTVERIAWAADPSASSVCEINAVLSCSSVFSHWQSSALGVPNSLIALAVFGVVATTGLAGVLGSRLSRSHLATVFGVTLFMTAFVVWYLEQSALSIGVLCLFCVGCAVNIIVAGVGVTRVAAGEGALGRGRLGRGVATMVEANADVVAWAGLAALLTLMMVLGLTL
- a CDS encoding universal stress protein; its protein translation is MEGNVRGIVVGYDGSPGAEVALMWAAASAKRQGRPLTVLHSGEPAAFPVEPAYSAERLAEELADESQGILRAGVERVTTVLDPSDVSAVSAQQSPAAALVEASEKADFVVTGCRGRGRLAAGLLGSVSYAVTAHARCPAVVVRGEAPAHPDAEHKVLVGVDDSLPSQRALDAAADIAARAGARLHVVRVGHLLSPEGWAYAESEKGGTSHSRSVTEEAQQTLDNARARLTANHPDLSVETEVLYGDPGEVMSGLGATAGLIVVGSRGRGGFAGLLLGSVSHKVIHEAECPVMVVRAEQ
- a CDS encoding medium chain dehydrogenase/reductase family protein — protein: MERVVVDRYGGPEVIRVVQAEDPRPGPAEVRVRVLAAGVSFTDAQLRAGTYLGVPKPPFTPGYELVGVVDQVGPGCSQLQVGDRIAALTVWGADAERVCVLESDAVKVPEDLDPAEVASLVLTYMTAYQLLHRMAKARPGESVLVHGAAGRVGTAVLEVGAAAGLRLFGTAAQRDLHAVERLGAVAIDYQHEDFVTKVRSLPERGVDVVLDGLGGVLSLRSFRALRPGGRLVVFGHYSTLAHGRKSWRGWAQWYAATAAVGLWGLFSPRRKVTAYRIQKLREGHQLVPVSRRSPAPLVGGGPREPEQFREDFTALLALLREGRIHPVIAERLPLSQARHAHELLETSAEKGKLVLVPDGTRMGTG